DNA from Cutibacterium acnes:
CAGTCACTTCTCCCCGGTACCACATGTAGTACCATTAAGCCATACTGAGCGTTGCCAAGATCCTCGCTTCCATGCGAGCCAATCCACGCACGACTATGCAGACTTGTTCCGCGTGTGCGAGGAGTTCTTCGGAGCAGCCAGGAACCACTGGCGGCTCGCACGCCGTCTTCAAGACCCCATGGCTCGGCGACCTGCGGGTCAACATCCAGAACGACCACGGCAAGGCCAAGACATACCAAGTCCGACAGGTGCTCCAAGCAATCGAGAAGTTGAAGGAACAGTGATGAGCCAGACGATCACCGACACCGCACGCTACAGCTTCCACGTGACCTGGTCCCCCGAGGACGCCGAGTTCATCGCCACGTGCGTCGAGTTTCCTTCGCTGTCGTGGCTGGCCGGTACTCCCGAGAAAGCGCTCACTGGGCTCCGGATCGTCGTCGATGAGGTCGTTGATGACATGCGCGCCAATGACGAACCTGTACCCGAGCCCCTGTCCACCCGGCACTACTCCGGGAAGTTCCAACTCCGACTTGGCGAGGACCTGCATCGACGACTCGTGATCGAGGCTGCGGAGCAGCACCTCAGCTTGAACCAGTACGTCACGCGCAAACTGGCCGTCTCCTGAACGTCAGAAGTGTCACTCGCCCCGAGCGCAATTCCCGGGCAAGTCGCAGTCACTTCAGCCGCTGGCTCCGCAGGCAGGACGGAGACCCCACCTACTATCCACGATTCAACTTCACAGATCGGTGACCACGACAGGGGGCGACAACTTTCCCGCCTTCATGGGCATGGAACTACAACTCGGCAGCCTTGAAAGTGCCAGCGAACGCCTGATCGAGAGCTCGCTCTTCGCGTTTTCACCCACCGATGTTGACCGACGCAGCATTAACCCACCGACCCAAGGCAACGGGGCCACAGCTGCGCTAGCCATGCCAGATGACGGCAGGATCACCGTGGTCTCTGACACTTCGGGCATCGGAACGAGCTCCGGTTCATGAAAGACTCGCGTATGATCGGCGTCTCACATCGGTGGCAGGGGCTCATCCTCACGGCCGTAGGCATCCAAAACACGGGAAAACCACCCCGATTCCCCGTTGACGTTGACATAAAGAGAGTCGAAAGAGGTACCGCCCTGAGACATGGCCTCTGCCATAACATCGCAGGCCGTCTGCAACAATTCCACCGCTTCGGATTGACTCAGGCGAGAGCATGGTGTCTCGGGGTGACAACGGACCCGCCAAAGAGTTTCGTCGGCATAGATATTGCCAATCCCGGAAACAAGGGTTTGATCGAGCAAACTCCTCTTAATGGCGGACCTGCGTGCGCACAACCGTCGCACTACCTCGTCAACGTCGAAACACTCCTCGAACGGATCAGGGGCGATGTGGGTCACCGGACCGGGAATACCATCAACGAGCGGGGCTAGGGTCAATCCGCCGAAGGTGCGCTGGTCGAGGAAGCGCAGGTCACGACCATCGTCGAGGGTGATGACTATACGGGTATGGCGATGCTGCGGGGCATGTTGGGTGCTAACACGGAATTGTCCGCTCATACCTAGATGAGCCAACATCGCGGTGCCATCGTCAAGGATGAACCACAGGTACTTACCCCGGCGATTTACGGCAGTAAATTGACGACCCGACAAGGTCGTCTCGAAAAGCGCAGCATCCTCGAGTCCACCGCTGGGGCGAAGCCCGCGAGTATCGACAACGTCGACGCTGTCGACGACAACCGGAACAACGAACTGTTCGAGTCCGGCTCGAACGGTCTCGACCTCGGGGAGCTCAAGCACCTGTGTGAGAGCTTGGCATCAGCGCGGAGACAGCACGGCGGGCCGCACCTTGCTCCGCTTCTTTCTTGTTATGGCCGGTGTAGGCGGCATGCAGCCTGCCGTCCACATTCGCTCTGGCACAGTATCGACGATTGTGGTCTGGGCCAGACCCGACGATTTCGTATCGGGGGGCATCGAAGCCATGCTCAGCGCAGTACTCTTGCAGGACAGTCTTCCAGTCTGTGCCCGCCCCAGAGCGGTCTGCCTCATCAACGAGAGGATCGAAAAGGTGGTGGACTAGACGCAGTACGTCCGGAAGCCCAGCTGACAGCTCGACCGCGCCCAGCAGTGCCTCGGTAGTGTCGGCCAGGATCGACGTCTTGTCGTGGCCGCCAGTACGTTCCTCTCCCTTGCCCAATTTGATCCGAGGACCAATGCCGAGTTGACGTGCCAGCTGTCCTAGCGAGACGGTACTCACAACAGCCGACCGTAACTTGGCTAGCTGGCCTTCAGGCTTATCCGGAAACGCCCGGTACAAATAGTCGGTGACACCAACTTCAAGGATGGCGTCACCTAAAAACTCCAGCCTCTCGTTGGTGGGAATACCACCGTTTTCGAACGCATACGAGCGGTGCGTCAGCGCAAGATCGAGGAGCTGAGGATCACACCGGATTCCCAACTCCTCGAGAAGGGCGAGAAAAGGCCAATCCTCGACGTCGGGGCGACCGATATTCTGATCCCTGCTTGCGTGCACAGTGTCGATCTCAGGCCTCGACAACCTGACGACGGTCGCCGCGCGGCCCGTATCCACCGCAAGACGGGCAGGCGGTGTGGGGCAGGTGCTTCTCACCACAGGCCGGGTTGGCGCAGGTGACGAGCTTGGTAGCAACCGTCTTCCACTGCGAACGACGGTGCCGGGTATTGCTGCGGGACATCTTCCGCTTCGGGACGGCCACGATTTTCTCCTTGGTGTGCTTGAAGGGTCGGCATCCGCACGCGACGGTTGCCCATGGCGACGTTCAGGACCGATCCGAGTCATCCCCGCCGACGAGGCCCTCGAGGGCCGACCAGCGTGGGTCGATCCGATCCGGATGGTCATGATCCGGGTCGTCATTGAGGTTGGCACCACAGTCTGGGCACAGCCCACCGCAGTCATCGCGACACAGCGGGCTGAACGGAAGGTTCAGCACGACCGCGGCACGCACCACGGGGTCAAGGTCGATAGTCTCCTCGGCACTAACCCGACTGGCATCCTCGTCGGCCTCCTTGTCGGGGTAGAAGTACAGCTCTTGGACGTCAAGGAGAAGTTCCTCCTTGATGGGGTCCAGGCAGCGAGAGCACTCCCCCTCCAGGGTGGCCTCGACGGTCCCGGCCGCGAGGACCCCCTCTCCAACCGACTCCAAGCGGAGATCAAGTTCGAGTGGAGAGTCCTCGGGAACGCCAATCATGTCGACATCGAGATCCGCTGGAGCGGGTACCGTCCGTTGAACCCGGATCATCTGACCCACTTGCCGACGCAGCGAATGGGTCTCGAGAACGAGACCCGAAAGCGCGTCGGAGTGGCGATGGGTGGTGTTCATCGCAAAGATCCCTTCGACCAGTGGAACACGACGAGGTCATGACCAGCCAGTAACTCTACACGACCACTGCCACCGGAACCAAAACCTGGGATTCTCCCACGCTTTGGCTTCCAAGCCATGGGGCAACGAGACCAATCGACATCTTGACTATCGACTCCTGTTCGGGCGATACTGTACTAAATCGTATTAGTTCAGCAGGAACCGGCGCCAATGGTGGCCCAGAACCTGCTCAGGCCTCACCTCTCAAGGAAGAAGCAAGATCATGGGAAACTTCACCATCGGTCGACGTCAACTGCTTGGCGGCACTGCCGCACTCGCGACAGTGCTCGCTGCGAGCGCATGTGGCATGAGTGGTTCAGGCGACAAACCGTCGAGTCAGGCATCTGTTAACCCGTCCGCCAAGCTCGAAGGCAGCATCCAGTTCCAAACCTGGTCGCTCAAGAACGAAAAGTTCACGCCCTACTTCAAGAGGCTCGTCAAGTCCTTTGAGAAGGAACATCCCGGAACAACGATCAAGTGGGTTGACCAGCCAGGCGAGGGCTATGAGGAGAAAGTCCAGCAGCAAGCCACCGCTGGACAGCTGCCCGATGTCATTAACATACCGCCGAACTTCACGTGGCAGCTCCTCAAAGCCAACAAGGTCATGGACCTCAAGAAGGCTGACGCGGCAGCCATCAACACATATATCAAGGGCGGCATTGACGCCTACACCTACGACGGTTACGACGGCGTCTACGGGTACCCGTGGTACCTCGGCACCGACCTGAACTGGTGGAACACCGAAGCCTTCGAGAAGTACGGTCTCGATCCCAAGAAGTTGCCGACCACACTTGATGAGCTTTATGCCCAAGCAATTACGATGGCTGAGAAATCCCACGGCACAATGCCCCTCATCTCCATCGCACCAGCTCTCGGTGATCTTGCCGCCCAGGGCGTCAAGGTCTACAAGGACGGAAAATTCACTTTCAACACCGACCAGGCCGTCGAGATCATTCAGAAGTATGTCGAGCTTTACGCCAAGAAGGCTATGCCGCCGGAGGTGTTGCAGAACAATTACCTCGGTAACTCGAAGCTGTTCCTCCAGGACAAGGTTGCGTGGACCACTGGCTCGGCCTCCTTCCCTGTCGACCTCAAGAAGAGCGCACCGAAGCTCCTCCCCCACGTCGCCATGACCACACGCATCGGCGTTCCTCCCCTGTTTGTGCAGGGCATCTGCGTCTCCGCAGACTCGAAGAACCCTAATCTGGCCCTAGCATTCGCCCAATATGTCACCAATAACGCCAACCAGGTTGACTTCGTCAAGCTTGCCCAGGGCTTCCTGCCGGGAACTAAGGAAGCCAACGAGAACACAAACTCCTTTACCTCCGTCATCTCCGATCCGCAGATGAAGAAGGCAGCCGAGGCCCTTGCCGGCGAGATGAAGTCCGCCAAGATCGGTGAGCCTATGGCCTATACCGACGCCATGAAGGCGTACGTCGGTCAGCAGATCTCCTCGGCAATGCGAGGTGATATCTCCGCTAAGGACGCACTCGACAGGGCCGTCAAGTACTGCAACGACCACGTCACCAAGTGATCTTCCTGCTGGCTCCGCCCTGCTGCGGGACCAGCAGAATCGTCGTCCGCTCACCTACCTCGCCCAAGGATTGCGCTCCATGAACTCCCACCGCTGGTACACACCGTGGTTGTTGGTGGCCCCGGCAGTCGTGTGGACCGTCGTGTTCGCCCTCTACCCCTTCATCAACACGATCATCCTGTCCTTCACGAACACCCGACCCCTCGTCGGCGGGGAGTTCATCGGTTTCGCGAACTACGCCGAACTGTGGCACGACGACATGTTCTGGAATGCCATGGTGACGACATTCATCTATGTCATCATCTGCATCCCGCTGTTGACGATCCTGCCATTGCTGCTGGCCCTCCTGGTCGAGAAGAAGATTCCGGGCATCTCGTTCTTCCGCACGGTGGCGTATTTCCCCGTCATCGCATCGGTCGTCGTAGTCGCCCTCATCTGGAGCTGGATGTTCGATTCTCGCGGCCTTATTAACCAGTCCCTGCAATGGATGGGCGCTACCAGCAGCCCCATCCCTTTCCTCGTCGATCGCTGGAAGCTGCTCGGCTGCGCGATCCTCCTGACGGTTTGGAAAGGCCTCGGTTACTACATGATCGTCTACCTCGCGGCGCTGGGAAACGTTGACCATGATCTCCACGAAGCAGCTGCCCTCGACGGTGCGGGCACCTTCCAGAGATTCCGCAACGTCACCATTCCCGGTATCCGCCCCGCAATGGTCCTCATCATTGCCCTCATCGCGGTGTCCGGCATGAGGATTTTCTCCGAGCTGTACGTCCTCACCAACGGCACGGGTGGCCCAGGCGGTGAGGACTCCAGTCTGGTCATGGTCATTAAGCAAGTCGGAACCGGACTGTCCGGACAGCTCGGATACGCCTCAGCCCTATCAGTCGTGTTGTTCTTCCTCACCCTCATTCCATTGACGGTCATTGGTTGGGCCAACAACAAGGACCTCCGATCAGGACGTCGGACCAGACGAGGAGAAGGTCGCGCTCGCCGCGCCGCCGCTATCCAAAGCGCCACCAAGGAGACGATGGCATGAGCACTGCACAGGCAACCCGTCCAGCCAAGCAGAAGCCGTGGCGTAGCCGACACGCCTTCGACCCAACCCGTCCCACCCTCGCCGGGCTCATCGGGCGTTACCTTCTCCTGATCTTCGTCGTCATCATCTCGATCGGACCATTCCTGTGGCAGCTCTCGACCTCCCTCAAGAGTGTCAATGAGAACATCTACTCCTTTCCGCCCCACCTCATCCCCCAGGAATTCACTATTGACGCATACCGACGCGTTGCCCATGTGGTGCCAATTCTCCGGTACGCCTGGCATTCCGTGATCGTCGCCGCAGTCTGCGTCGTCGGTAATGTCGTGCTAGCGTCGCTGGCCGGTTATGCACTGACCTGCATGAAGTTCCGCGGTAAGAAGGTCGTGATGGGTATCCTGCTGTCGGTTCTCCTGCTGCCGGGTGAAGTGACACTGACCAGCCAGTACCTCGTCATCAAGGGTATGGGCCTTGCGAATACGCTAACCGGCGTGGCCATTCCGGGCGTCGTCGGTGCCATCAACGTTCTGCTCATGGCGACCGCCTGTCGAGCCGTCCCTCCATCGGTTTTAGATGCGGCAACCGTTGACGGCGCGAACACGTGGTCGAAGATTCGCCACATCGTATGGCCCAACATCAAGGGCATGGCCTCCGTGGTCGCGGTGTTCTCGTTCATCGGGGCCTGGGACGACTTTCTGTGGCCACTGGTTGTCCTCAACGATCCAGACAAGTACACGCTGACAGTTGGCATGCAGTACCTCAGCTCGACGATGTCCACCGATCCACGTGAGGTCGCAGCCGGTACGGTGATCGCCCTTATCCCGATCATTATCATCTTCGCGTCGATGCAGAAGGTGTTCTTCCGCGGTGTTGAGAGTGGCGGGGTCAAGGGTTGACACCACCGCCGCGTCGCCCCTTACTGGGCCTGACCAGTGGATCCTCTCACGATGAGTTCAGGAGGTTGCTCGGTGACATCCTCGACGTCGTCACCGCCAAGGATTCCCATCAGCATGGTGATAGCATCCCGGCCCAGAACCGACGGATCTCGTCGCAAAGCGGTAATTCCTGGCGACATCACCCGACATGCTGGTGAGTCCTCAAACGACACCACCGAAATGTCAGTGGGAACCTGTAACCGGTGCTCGGCAACGGCAGCCAAACCGCCCAGCGTCAGCACCTCATTGTCATAGACGATCGCGGTAGGACGATCCCCGATCTTCAGCAACGCGCTGGTCTCTCGCAGCCCGGACTGTTCCGAATAATCCGTTGCTGCTGCCTCGATAACAACAGCTCCTAACCTCTCGGCTTCCTGAGCAAAGGCTCGTCGCCGCACCATGCTGTGTTCGAGAGTGGGGTCGCCACCGATGTGGGCAATACGACGATGACCTTGATTAATCAAGTGAGTAACGATGTTTCCGGCAGCAGCTGCGTCATCGATATGGACACCAGGCAACGGTGTGTCACTCATAGCGCCAACAACCGTGCACGGCATCTTGATGTCTGCCATGAGCGGCCACCGTGGATCATTGCGGGCCGGATCGACTAGGACCACACCGTCAACCCGTCGCTGCGCCCACCATTGACGATGGACCTCGCATTCCTCCTCACGTGATGCGACCAACTGCAACACCAAGGCAGTACGTGCGGGAGTGAGGATCTCCTCCATGCCGGCAATAAGGTGGAGGAAGAAGCCTTCACCAGCAAAACTGCGATCGTCGCGCGCGATGACGAGCCCGACGGCTCCAGCCCGATTGGCCGATAGCGCTCTCGCAGCCACATTGGGACGCCACCCCAGGTCCTTGGCCACTGCCTTAACCCGGGCTCTCGTGGAATCGGAGACGCCCGGCTTGTCATTAAGGGCGAAGGAGACTGCGCCGGGGGACACACCGGCAAGCCTGGCGATGTCCTTGATCGTCGTCCTGTCCATGAAGTCACGGTCCTTCTCGAAGCATGAATGCCCTGTCGGGGGCCTAGGGGCGTCATCGCCCGAGGCTCATTGCCTCGACCCCGCGCGGCATCATTTTAAGGCTATCTGCAGCGATAGGTAAAACGCTTCAGCACCCTGTCGAATTGGTCTTGCCAATTCCATATCCGTCACTAGTTCCCTATGCTGGGAGATGTCATGCCCCAGACGAGCCTTCGAGGTTCGCCCAAGCCAAGTCGTTGCCGACCGGATGGCACACCAGGTCATGAGCACTATCAAGCGGACTAGCCGACGTGTCATTATCCGCAACCCATACATATGAGCTTCATGACGATGGTGGTTCATTATCACCCGAAAGTCGGTATGCCTCGATCACGAGCGTCTGTAACTACTACGCAGTATGGCGGGGCGACGACCCATCACGGATGGTGGCTATTACCCTGATCGCCACTGGCTTGCTAGCCCGGTCCACGACGATCGCCCCTAGACCACACCACGATCCTCCTCGACGAGGGGCCCCGAGTCGCTCCGAAATGCGCTCTTGGAGATCGTGTGGTCAATTCCTAACTCAACAGGTTGACTAAACCGTATTAGTCACTACACTTCACACTGAAACTATCCGTTGTCAATGTCGCAACCGCCAGGGACTCCAATGCATGATCACGCCCCCATTCTTGACGACAGGGTGCATCGCCATCTCGCTGAGAAGATTCGCCCCGCCGAGACCACCACGGTGTGCCACCTAAACGTCGAGTGGGCCCCCGTCACCGACACCGTCGAGGGGTTGAACAGCCGGCCCGGGGTCGTCGGCCAGGGTGAACCCATCTCGATCAGTGCGGGCCTAGCCCTGGCATATGAGCCCTTCCGGATAGGCGACACATGGGGACCGCCATGGGGAACAACGTGGTTTCACCTCACCGCGACTGTACCGCCAGAGCACCGCGACGACCACCTTGAGATGATCGTCGACCTCGGTGGAGTCTGGGACTCCCCCGGATTCCAGTCCGAGGGGCTAGTCGTGCGTCCGGACGGATCCATCATCAAGGCCCTCAACCCGCGCAATACCTGGATTCCTGTCGAGACTGACACTGAAGGTCACATTGACGTCTACGTCGAAGCCGCCTCGAACCCCATCTTGCTAGCCCAGCCGCCCTTCCAACCTACCGAGGACGGTGACAAGCTCACCGCCTCTACCGACACCTATTACTCGCTCAAGCGAGCCGACCTCGTCGTCGTCAATGACGAGGTACGCGAACTCATTGCCGACATTGTCACCTTGTCTGGTTTGGCCGCCCAGTTGCCGGAGGACTCCGAGCGTCGCTGGGACGTTCGTCGCGCCCTGGACCGCGCTATGGATCGCCTTGACCTATTCGACGTCGTCTCTTCTGCATCAGCAGCTCGCAGCGAGTTAGCCCCTGCCTTGACCCGCCCCGCGCATGACTCGGCCCAGACGATGACTGCCATCGGCCACGCCCACATTGACTCCGCCTGGCTGTGGCCACTGCGCGAAACCCGACGCAAGGTCGCTCGAACAATCTCCAATCAGCTCAACCTCATCGACACCGACCCGGCCCACATCTTTGCCTTCCCAGCCGCTCAGCATTCGGCCTGGCTCGAAGAGGATCATCCTGATCTCTTCGCCAGGTTGCAGAAGGCTGTCAAGGATGGTCGCATCATCCCGGTCGGCGGTATGTGGGTGGAGTCCGATGCCAACCTTCCCGGGGGTGAGTCGATGTGCCGGCAGCTGTTGTACGGACAGCGCTATTTCATGGCGAAACTCGGCCACCATTGTCCCGAAGTGTGGTTGCCCGACTCTTTTGGCTACTCCGGCGCATTACCCCAGCTCGCCAAATTGGCCGGTGCCCACTGGTTTTTAACCCAAAAGATTTCTTGGAACCAGGTCGATAAGTTCCCTCACCATTCGTTCTGGTGGGAAGGAATCGACGGGACCCGCATCTTCACTCACTTCCCGCCAGCCGATACCTATGGCTCCGACTTGTCGGCTCACGATCTCGAGCATGCCCGAGCCAATTTCCAGGACAAAGGTCGCTCCAATTCCTCCTTGGTGCCCTTTGGCTACGGTGACGGCGGTGGCGGCCCCACTCGCGAAATGCTCGCCCAAGCCCGCCGAGTTGCTGATCTTGACGGATCCCCCAAGCTAGCTATCGAGCCTCCGGCCACCTTCTTCTCTCGGGCGGAGTCCGAGCATGAAGACCCCGGAACATGGGTCGGAGAGCTCTACCTCGAGCTGCACCGTGGCACCTTCACCAGCCAATACGAGGTCAAAAAGGGGAACCGTCGCAACGAACACCTGTTGCGTGACGCCGAGCTGTGGTGCGCCACTGCAGCCGTACGCGAGCTCATGGATTATCCCGGGGAGCGCCTGGCCGAGATCTGGCGGACGATCTGCCTGTATCAGTTCCACGACATCTTGCCCGGGTCAGCCATCGCGTGGGTGTACCGCGAGGTCGTCGCCGATCACCGTCGTATCTCCGACGAATTAACCGAACTCATTCACCACGCCCAAGAGCTACTGGCTGGGGAGGGGGACGAAGAGATCGTCTTTGACTCCGCACCCATGGCCCGCCCATGGGCCTCCACGGTCGCCATGGGCGGCAGCAAAGCTCCGTCCATCACGGAGGGCGTCCACGCCGAAGAAAACGAGGAAGACTTCATCGTTGATAACGGTCTGCTACGCATGACTGTTGACGCGCACGGACTCATCACGCACCTCGTCGACACCGCCAGTGGCCGAGACGCCATTCCTGCGGGTCAGCGCGGCAACCTACTCCAAATACACCCAGACTTCCCGAACATGTGGGATGCCTGGGACATCGACCCCTTCTACGCCAACACCGTCACCGACCTCGACGACGGCCAAGCCACCATGAGCCGCAAGGACGGGTCAGTGACCATCAGCGTCACGAGGACTTTTGGCCACTCCAGCGCAACCCAGTCTCTGACTGTCAATCCGGGAGATCCGCGTGTCAAGGTGCACACCCATGTCGACTGGCATGAGCAGGACAGCCTCTTGAAACTGGCCTGGCCGGTGGACGTCCACACGGATCATGCCGATTATGAGATCGAGATGGGCCACATCACTCGCCCCACCCACACCAATACGTCGTGGGATGCTTTCCGGTTCGAAGTCAATGCTCATCGGTGGGTTTACGTGTCCGAACCCGGTTTCGGTGTTGCCATCGCCAACTCTGACACCTACGGATGGAATGTGTCTCGTCACCCCAAAGACAACGGCGGCACCTGGTCGGTTGCTCGCGCATCTCTCCTTAAAGGGGCCCGCTTCCCCGATCCTCGTGCTGACGAGGGTGAGCACGATTTCTTCCACACTCTGCATGTCGGCGCAGATCTGGCCGACGCTATTCGCGACGGGTACGCCGCCAACCTGTGTGTACGTCGTCGTCAGGGTTCTCCGGTCGAGCCGTTGGTGAGTGTTGAGGGGGTTGCAGTCGAAGCCGTCAAACTGGCCGAAGACGGCTCTGGTGACGTCATCGTCCGGCTGTACGAGCCCTACGGACGTCACGTTCACACCACGATGACTCTGGGGTTTGAGGCCACCTCGGCCGTCGAAGTCGACCTGCTCGAGGACCCCCTCGACGGCAACCCGCACGCCCAGGTAGCGCCGTCGGTCGTCACCGCTGACCTTGCTGACGGCACCATCGGTTTGTCCATGCGCCCCTTCCAGGTCGCGACCCTCAGGTTGGGACGCAACCGATGAAGATTGGCGCCAATTACACCCCGTCCCAAGGGTGGTTTCACAGCTGGCTTGACCTCGATATCGACGCCACCCGCCGTGACTTTGAAGGCATCGCCCAGCTCGGCCTCGATCATGTGCGCCTATTTCCGCTCTGGCCGTTGTTACAGCCTAACCGCGGTCTGGTCCGCCCACGGGCCCTCGATGACGTCGTCTCCGTCGTACGCGCGGCCGGCGAATTCGACCTTGAGGTTACCGTCGATGCCCTCAATGGACATCTGTCGAGTTACGACTTTCTGCCCCCCTGGGTGATCACATGGCACACGTCAAATCTCTTCACCGATCCGCTCGTCAAGGCTGGCCAGACCGACCTCATCAGCCAACTGGCAACTCGCCTGCGGGAGGAGCCGAACGCCACCGGCATGACGGTGGGCAACGAGTTCCCGCAGTACGCAGCTCTGGCCCCGGGCCATCATCATCCGACGCGCAGCGAGTGCACCGTCGATGACGCCCAGACGTGGTTGGAAACGATGCTCGGGACCATGCGGGACCAGTGGCCAGACGGACGGTTCTGGTTCGGATTCGACGACGACCTCTGGTTCGTCGACGACCATCCGTTCACCCCGCGTCACGCCGTGACTCAGGGATCTGCTACGACCGTCCATTCTTGGGTGTTCGCGCAGGTCG
Protein-coding regions in this window:
- a CDS encoding glycoside hydrolase 5 family protein, translating into MKIGANYTPSQGWFHSWLDLDIDATRRDFEGIAQLGLDHVRLFPLWPLLQPNRGLVRPRALDDVVSVVRAAGEFDLEVTVDALNGHLSSYDFLPPWVITWHTSNLFTDPLVKAGQTDLISQLATRLREEPNATGMTVGNEFPQYAALAPGHHHPTRSECTVDDAQTWLETMLGTMRDQWPDGRFWFGFDDDLWFVDDHPFTPRHAVTQGSATTVHSWVFAQVGPRFGEGHPALTWFPRYLLELARAWSHDPERPLWLQEVGAPRTHVPDSSSAAFMTTTMASLTSTPGLEAITWWCSHDVSRDLLDFPELEYSLGLFTNDGKPKPEALALSDMLPDLHNAQPQHQLDEPLEFSANWDTGAGRSVCSPMGDLFAQWVDQAEQTGRAPRLALRPTPGLTDREALASARAH